A stretch of the Dictyoglomus sp. genome encodes the following:
- a CDS encoding carbohydrate ABC transporter permease gives MRKIGILNKLVNKKTKQVILSVILWIIAGFWFIPIFWMLSTSFKSTYTAVAENPPRWIPKEATLENYNIVFAPASGISVSRGIVNSLIVASLATILGLIIATPAAYALSRLRFRGRNLIFWSYVGILAFPGVLFLVPQFFIIHTLGLIDSFSALILPGLGGTFGVFLLRQYMLGIPRELEDAAWIDGCSRLRFLLTIVLPFVRPALLTLGLMSFLASWNSFLWPLLVMNTPEKLTLPIALVRFAAGWADPFRGIGPLMAGAFISVAPTLIIFIIFHRYLMQGISISTGGK, from the coding sequence ATGAGGAAAATTGGTATTTTAAATAAATTAGTAAATAAAAAGACAAAGCAAGTAATATTATCTGTAATTCTTTGGATTATTGCAGGTTTTTGGTTTATTCCAATTTTTTGGATGCTATCTACATCTTTTAAATCAACCTATACTGCTGTTGCAGAAAATCCACCTCGATGGATTCCCAAGGAAGCTACTTTAGAAAACTATAATATAGTCTTTGCTCCTGCAAGTGGAATAAGTGTTTCTCGAGGTATTGTTAATAGTTTAATTGTTGCATCTTTAGCAACGATTTTGGGCTTAATTATCGCGACACCTGCTGCTTATGCTCTTTCAAGATTAAGATTTAGAGGTAGAAACTTAATATTCTGGAGTTACGTAGGAATTCTTGCTTTTCCAGGAGTTCTTTTTTTAGTTCCTCAATTTTTTATAATTCACACCTTAGGTTTGATAGATAGTTTTTCTGCTTTGATCCTTCCTGGGCTTGGAGGCACTTTTGGTGTTTTTCTTTTAAGACAATATATGTTAGGTATACCTCGAGAACTTGAAGATGCTGCTTGGATAGATGGTTGTTCAAGACTTAGATTTTTGTTAACTATTGTTCTTCCTTTTGTAAGGCCAGCATTACTTACTTTGGGTTTGATGTCTTTCTTGGCTTCATGGAACAGTTTCTTATGGCCATTGTTGGTAATGAATACTCCAGAAAAGTTGACTTTACCCATCGCATTAGTAAGATTCGCAGCAGGTTGGGCAGATCCTTTTAGAGGTATTGGTCCCTTAATGGCTGGTGCTTTTATATCAGTGGCTCCCACATTAATAATATTTATTATATTCCATAGGTATTTGATGCAAGGAATTTCAATTAGTACTGGAGGGAAGTAG
- a CDS encoding sugar ABC transporter permease, producing the protein MIKFSSKKLWWEVGNWGFLLPHFLFFLLFIAVPLITNVLMSTHNWNLLGQKIFIGLENFIRIWNDDRFWLAVRNTVIFAIISVPLTIIVGLLIALLLNQKVYGKLWLLVAFVSPTFFGSVGILTTWKWIYASYPSGLANYYLNKIGILKEAISWFETPTRAWTCIIITTIWWIVGFSVLLYLGALQRIPPEQYEAAKVDGASSWKCFWHITLPWMRNVLFFDVVRQVLLAFGLFDQVYFFTGGGPAGTTRTMVYYLYLVGFTRQELGRAAAISWYIFAVVLIFGLLQLAMLTRTIKSAEE; encoded by the coding sequence ATGATTAAATTTTCTTCTAAGAAACTGTGGTGGGAGGTAGGAAATTGGGGGTTCCTCCTCCCCCATTTTCTATTCTTTCTGTTATTTATTGCTGTCCCCCTTATTACTAATGTTCTAATGAGTACTCATAATTGGAATTTACTTGGACAAAAAATTTTTATAGGACTTGAAAATTTCATACGTATTTGGAATGATGATAGATTTTGGTTAGCAGTTAGAAATACAGTAATTTTTGCAATTATCAGTGTTCCTTTAACAATTATTGTTGGTCTTCTTATTGCATTACTTTTAAATCAAAAGGTATATGGAAAATTATGGTTATTAGTTGCTTTTGTTTCTCCCACCTTTTTTGGATCTGTTGGTATCCTTACAACTTGGAAGTGGATTTATGCTTCTTATCCCTCGGGTCTTGCCAACTATTATCTTAATAAAATAGGGATATTAAAGGAAGCAATTTCTTGGTTTGAGACACCTACTCGAGCATGGACATGCATTATTATAACTACAATTTGGTGGATAGTTGGATTTAGTGTATTACTTTATCTTGGAGCTCTTCAGAGAATTCCTCCTGAGCAGTATGAAGCTGCAAAGGTTGATGGAGCAAGTTCTTGGAAGTGTTTTTGGCACATTACTCTTCCTTGGATGAGAAATGTTCTTTTTTTTGATGTGGTAAGACAAGTATTATTAGCTTTTGGTTTATTTGACCAGGTTTACTTTTTCACAGGAGGGGGTCCTGCAGGAACTACACGTACTATGGTTTATTACCTCTATCTTGTGGGATTTACTCGTCAGGAGTTGGGAAGGGCTGCTGCGATTTCATGGTATATATTTGCAGTGGTATTAATTTTTGGATTATTGCAACTGGCAATGCTTACAAGAACAATTAAAAGTGCTGAGGAGTGA
- a CDS encoding extracellular solute-binding protein, whose amino-acid sequence MKKYFILCLLLTIFTVLFNTAIPQTKTTITFMTPLGGADGAYMDRIIQNFNKQNPDVEVVHLVVVSSVEYKQKLSTGIATKSAPQVLFMRKFDMPLYLDHFRPFTATELKNYGIDIRDIYPQLLEGLVKDNKYYGIPLDVWIFYMAYNKANFKKAGLDPEKPPKTRAEFIKAMEALKKITPKGLTPYYETPTWAWIFVHLLWQHGGDLLTPDFKKPAFKEAAIKTLYFMMDLQDRGILPKAAVDPGPPFQSGQTSVLITGIWTINPWMEALGKDFGYAPAPLLGTKPAVFGGSHVLALPKVMVEDKRVFEAAMKWIRYLWEHALDWYAAGQTPARKSIARSEELKKKLPHIYVVAQQLPYVKTFQFFPYISEVVDEIAVNLEDVLITRKLTPEQAMEKAEKAVQSILDDYWAMVK is encoded by the coding sequence GTGAAAAAATATTTTATCCTTTGTTTGTTATTAACTATATTCACAGTATTATTTAATACCGCAATTCCACAAACTAAAACAACAATAACTTTTATGACTCCACTAGGTGGTGCAGATGGTGCTTACATGGATAGGATTATACAAAACTTTAATAAACAGAATCCTGATGTAGAAGTTGTACACTTAGTAGTTGTATCCTCGGTAGAATATAAGCAAAAGCTATCTACAGGAATAGCTACAAAGTCTGCACCTCAAGTTTTGTTTATGCGAAAATTTGATATGCCTTTATACCTTGATCACTTTAGACCTTTTACAGCTACAGAGCTAAAAAATTATGGAATCGATATTCGTGATATTTATCCTCAACTTTTAGAAGGATTAGTTAAAGATAATAAATATTATGGGATTCCTCTTGATGTATGGATTTTCTATATGGCATATAATAAGGCAAACTTTAAAAAAGCAGGCTTAGATCCAGAAAAACCTCCAAAGACAAGAGCCGAGTTTATAAAAGCTATGGAAGCCCTAAAGAAAATTACACCCAAGGGGTTAACTCCTTACTATGAAACACCTACTTGGGCGTGGATATTTGTCCATCTTCTCTGGCAACATGGTGGTGATTTACTAACCCCGGATTTCAAAAAACCAGCCTTTAAAGAAGCAGCAATAAAAACTTTATATTTTATGATGGATTTACAAGATCGAGGAATCTTACCTAAGGCTGCGGTAGATCCAGGACCACCCTTCCAATCTGGACAAACTTCTGTTTTAATAACGGGTATTTGGACTATCAATCCATGGATGGAAGCTCTTGGAAAAGATTTTGGATATGCTCCAGCACCACTATTAGGAACGAAACCTGCAGTATTTGGTGGATCTCATGTTTTAGCTCTACCGAAAGTTATGGTTGAAGATAAAAGAGTTTTTGAGGCTGCAATGAAATGGATAAGATATCTATGGGAGCATGCCCTTGATTGGTATGCGGCAGGACAAACTCCTGCAAGAAAATCTATAGCAAGAAGCGAAGAATTAAAAAAGAAGCTACCCCATATCTATGTTGTAGCCCAGCAATTACCATATGTAAAGACTTTCCAATTCTTCCCATATATTTCAGAGGTAGTAGATGAGATAGCTGTTAATCTTGAGGATGTGCTAATAACAAGAAAATTAACCCCAGAACAAGCTATGGAAAAAGCTGAGAAGGCTGTTCAGAGTATTCTAGATGATTACTGGGCGATGGTTAAATAA
- a CDS encoding DUF4982 domain-containing protein — protein sequence MLKLNLDRDWEYTESNLINLSSLLNPSISWKKIDLPHDAVISLERKEKNPSGADEGFTPGVSLFYRKKLFLDEKFKNKKLILEFEGIMGISEIFINGILISKHYYGYTSFLVDITNFIKIKEENIILIHVDTKEKPSSRWYTGAGIYRHVWLHVGERLYIKPWELHVSSKIKEDNKALLKIKVNIKNESEKDSTGKIFFQILNSEEKLIKEKHEDFNIKVDEEKIIDSEIELENFIKWDIESPYLYKLKAVVSIDGKKVDESFTNFGIREIELNPQEGFKLNGRVLKLKGGCIHHDNGILGSASYDKSEERKVEILKKNGFNAVRTAHNPFSPSFLDACDKLGMLVIEEFFDEWVGGKRTFGYHLYFDKYWEEEIENTIKRDFNHPSIIIWSIGNEITWGAGIDPEDEKSYSSIHRWTEKLAKKVKELDSTRFITQAFCHFIFEYENNIEMFEEMDIVYSKIKNEINLKEDKWGKITEKMCKYLDIAGYNYKHERYGYDHKVYPSRIICGTETFPYTSFNSWKETLKYPNVIGDFVWTAIDYLGEAGIGKVSLDEEDFKNFLGQYPWFTANCGDIDICGDKRPQSYYRDIVWGLRKDPIIFVLPPEYYGRKLYIKLWAWEPVERNYSFPGHEGKKIRIFVYANADEVELFLNGKSLCKKPSGEVVKLKTIYDINYEPGILEAIAYKDGKIIGKDTLETVGKPVKLNIIPEKDIISTTNGDLCFIKIVALDEKEREVVYANNKIQVKIEGGEFLALGNADPCTLESFALPEGKLYKGRALLIVKSRGIKEDIKITVEGEKLLKDEKIIRVV from the coding sequence ATGTTAAAGCTAAATCTTGATAGAGATTGGGAATATACAGAAAGTAATCTTATAAATCTATCTTCCCTTTTAAACCCCAGTATATCTTGGAAAAAAATAGACCTTCCTCATGATGCAGTTATTAGTCTGGAAAGAAAAGAAAAAAATCCTTCGGGAGCGGATGAAGGATTTACTCCTGGAGTAAGTTTGTTTTACAGAAAGAAGTTATTCTTAGACGAGAAATTCAAAAATAAGAAGTTGATCCTGGAGTTTGAAGGAATCATGGGAATATCAGAAATATTTATAAATGGCATACTAATAAGCAAACATTACTATGGCTATACAAGTTTTCTAGTTGATATTACAAATTTTATAAAGATTAAAGAAGAGAATATAATCTTAATTCATGTAGATACAAAAGAAAAACCAAGTTCCCGATGGTACACTGGAGCAGGTATATATAGACATGTATGGCTACATGTAGGAGAAAGATTATATATAAAACCTTGGGAATTACATGTATCAAGCAAAATAAAAGAAGATAATAAAGCCTTATTAAAGATAAAGGTAAATATAAAAAATGAATCTGAAAAAGATAGTACAGGTAAGATTTTCTTTCAAATTTTAAATTCTGAGGAGAAGCTTATAAAAGAAAAACATGAAGATTTTAATATAAAAGTCGATGAAGAAAAGATTATTGATTCTGAAATTGAACTTGAAAACTTTATAAAATGGGATATAGAAAGTCCTTATCTTTACAAACTAAAGGCTGTTGTATCTATAGATGGTAAAAAGGTAGATGAAAGTTTTACTAATTTTGGAATAAGAGAAATTGAGTTAAATCCTCAAGAAGGATTTAAATTAAACGGAAGAGTTTTAAAGTTAAAAGGTGGATGTATTCATCATGATAATGGAATCTTAGGAAGCGCAAGCTATGATAAATCTGAAGAGAGAAAAGTAGAAATTTTAAAGAAAAATGGCTTCAATGCAGTAAGAACTGCTCATAATCCCTTTTCTCCTTCTTTTCTTGATGCTTGTGATAAATTAGGAATGCTTGTTATTGAAGAATTCTTCGATGAATGGGTAGGTGGAAAAAGAACTTTTGGCTATCATTTATATTTTGATAAATACTGGGAAGAAGAAATTGAAAATACTATAAAGAGAGACTTTAATCACCCTTCTATTATTATCTGGTCCATTGGAAATGAAATCACATGGGGTGCTGGAATTGATCCAGAAGATGAAAAAAGTTATTCAAGTATTCACAGATGGACTGAGAAATTAGCCAAAAAAGTAAAGGAACTTGATTCTACCAGATTCATAACCCAAGCTTTTTGTCACTTTATTTTTGAATACGAAAACAATATAGAAATGTTTGAAGAAATGGACATTGTTTATAGCAAGATAAAAAATGAAATAAATTTAAAAGAAGATAAATGGGGAAAGATTACAGAAAAAATGTGCAAATACCTAGATATAGCAGGGTATAATTATAAACATGAAAGATACGGATATGATCATAAAGTATATCCTTCAAGAATTATCTGTGGAACCGAGACTTTTCCTTACACTTCCTTTAATAGCTGGAAGGAAACTTTAAAATATCCCAATGTAATAGGAGATTTTGTATGGACTGCTATAGATTATTTAGGAGAAGCAGGAATTGGAAAAGTAAGCTTAGATGAGGAAGATTTTAAAAATTTTTTAGGCCAATATCCATGGTTTACAGCTAATTGTGGAGATATAGATATTTGCGGAGATAAAAGACCCCAATCCTATTATAGAGACATAGTATGGGGATTGAGAAAAGATCCCATAATCTTCGTACTTCCTCCTGAATATTACGGAAGAAAATTATATATTAAACTTTGGGCATGGGAACCTGTTGAAAGAAATTATAGTTTTCCAGGCCACGAGGGAAAAAAGATAAGAATTTTTGTATATGCTAATGCGGATGAAGTAGAACTTTTTCTAAATGGAAAAAGTCTCTGTAAAAAGCCCTCAGGAGAAGTTGTTAAATTAAAAACTATATATGACATTAATTATGAACCAGGTATTTTAGAAGCTATTGCTTATAAAGATGGCAAAATTATTGGTAAAGACACATTAGAAACTGTTGGAAAACCCGTAAAATTAAATATTATTCCCGAAAAAGATATTATCTCTACTACCAATGGAGATCTTTGTTTTATAAAAATTGTTGCATTAGATGAAAAGGAAAGAGAAGTTGTTTATGCTAACAACAAAATACAAGTAAAAATTGAAGGAGGAGAATTTTTGGCTCTAGGAAATGCAGATCCATGCACTCTTGAAAGTTTTGCTCTACCTGAAGGGAAATTGTATAAGGGTAGAGCCTTGTTAATTGTGAAAAGTAGGGGAATAAAAGAAGATATAAAAATAACAGTAGAAGGAGAAAAACTTTTAAAAGATGAGAAAATAATAAGAGTGGTATAA
- a CDS encoding mechanosensitive ion channel family protein has translation MKGVGIISSGVIRNLILSGIILIICYFIHRFILKGINSIALRTGKEIKTPKTVSMLIGFLIFGFGIAIVLSIWNVNITPYLTGLGISGVVLGLAFQEPLTNFLSGIMVLVTRKVFEGEMVDIDGISGIIDIVEMNHTRVQTFDGKLVLIPNRKVWSGIVTKYWPGPYRRVNFDVTVDYSSDLQKVIELIKKAIEEEPLIVKNNMINNLVVFKEYGNSGVTYTVYFWVAKETYFEAINALSIRIKKIFDENHIRIPYMVVDLRFTQNVK, from the coding sequence ATGAAGGGAGTGGGAATAATTAGCAGTGGAGTAATAAGAAATTTGATATTATCGGGTATTATTCTAATCATATGCTATTTTATACATCGGTTTATACTCAAAGGCATAAATAGTATTGCTCTAAGAACAGGTAAAGAGATAAAGACCCCGAAAACTGTATCAATGTTAATCGGCTTTTTAATCTTTGGATTTGGAATCGCTATAGTTTTATCTATATGGAATGTAAATATTACACCATATTTGACGGGACTTGGAATTTCGGGAGTAGTCTTAGGTCTTGCTTTTCAAGAACCTCTTACTAATTTCTTATCAGGTATAATGGTCCTTGTAACGCGAAAGGTTTTCGAAGGAGAAATGGTAGATATAGATGGAATTTCTGGAATTATAGATATTGTAGAAATGAACCATACAAGAGTTCAAACTTTTGATGGAAAACTTGTTTTAATACCAAATAGAAAAGTTTGGTCAGGCATAGTAACTAAATACTGGCCAGGTCCCTATAGAAGAGTAAACTTTGATGTTACAGTTGATTATTCATCTGATCTTCAGAAGGTAATAGAACTAATAAAAAAAGCAATAGAAGAAGAACCTCTTATAGTAAAAAATAACATGATAAATAATCTTGTAGTCTTTAAGGAATATGGTAATTCGGGAGTAACATATACAGTATATTTCTGGGTTGCTAAAGAAACTTATTTTGAAGCAATCAATGCATTGAGTATCAGAATAAAAAAGATTTTTGATGAGAACCATATAAGGATTCCTTACATGGTTGTAGATTTAAGATTTACCCAAAATGTTAAATAA
- a CDS encoding linear amide C-N hydrolase produces the protein MKRLICFLEIFILISTPVYACSIFWVRDNFGHVLVGRNFDNDKEGGRIWFIPPSEGKYGIVILEQLGKNMPYEGMNEKGLFIGISAVPNTLTPFEFLKPIRISLEMVKIVLERAQNVDEAIEIFSKYYVIFGTFLGNPVVHYLIVDRMGNSAVIEYVDGKKVILKNSFKTQILTNHFISKEIYISESPTSLERYDIIRENLVNIKTQEIVKRFLDRVKQETTCWSSIYYLDRKIIQVKYRENDFIEFDLYKEFQSPPHGYDLKNMNLESPMPYREDKINWVFRLQWGNSYIDNSGLNYYGLRLLVPLKKDFKMGIEYAYIKDINLIGFSLEKRYDEWLHLSLGMGLYFVLGEKKPGVNFSIGWEPENTIPFKPYLVLRSEILMENSLKSFYSIISGFNFEF, from the coding sequence ATGAAAAGATTGATATGTTTTCTAGAAATTTTTATTTTAATATCAACCCCCGTATATGCATGCTCTATATTCTGGGTAAGAGATAATTTTGGGCATGTTCTTGTAGGAAGAAATTTTGATAATGATAAAGAGGGGGGAAGAATTTGGTTTATACCACCTTCGGAAGGTAAATATGGAATAGTAATACTGGAGCAATTGGGGAAAAATATGCCCTACGAAGGGATGAATGAAAAGGGTCTATTTATAGGAATTTCTGCTGTGCCAAACACTTTAACACCTTTTGAATTTTTAAAACCTATAAGAATAAGTTTAGAGATGGTTAAAATAGTATTGGAGAGAGCTCAAAATGTTGATGAAGCTATAGAAATATTTAGTAAGTACTATGTTATATTTGGTACTTTTTTAGGAAATCCTGTGGTTCATTATTTAATAGTAGATAGGATGGGAAATTCTGCTGTAATAGAATATGTGGATGGGAAAAAAGTAATATTGAAAAACTCTTTTAAGACTCAAATCCTAACAAACCATTTTATATCCAAAGAAATTTATATCTCAGAAAGTCCTACCTCTCTTGAGAGATATGACATTATTAGGGAAAATTTAGTAAATATAAAAACTCAAGAAATTGTAAAAAGGTTTTTAGATAGGGTAAAGCAAGAAACCACTTGTTGGTCGAGCATTTATTATTTGGATAGAAAAATAATACAGGTAAAGTATAGAGAAAATGATTTTATAGAATTTGATTTATACAAAGAATTTCAAAGTCCACCCCATGGCTATGACTTAAAAAATATGAATCTTGAATCACCGATGCCTTATAGAGAAGATAAAATTAATTGGGTTTTTAGATTACAATGGGGAAATTCCTATATTGATAATAGTGGTTTAAATTACTATGGATTAAGATTGCTTGTTCCTCTAAAAAAAGACTTTAAAATGGGAATAGAATATGCATATATTAAAGATATTAATTTGATAGGATTTTCCCTTGAAAAAAGGTATGATGAATGGCTACATCTATCTCTAGGAATGGGGCTATACTTTGTTTTAGGGGAGAAAAAACCTGGAGTAAACTTTAGTATAGGATGGGAGCCAGAAAATACTATACCCTTTAAGCCATATTTAGTGTTAAGAAGTGAAATTTTAATGGAAAACAGCTTAAAATCTTTTTATTCTATAATTTCTGGATTTAACTTCGAATTTTAG